GGCTACGCTCTATCTGCTGGAGCGCGGGGTGCGCGTAGTGGGAACTGACGCATGGAGTTGGGACGCACCGTTCAGCTATACCCGTGCGCGTTTTGCTGCCACTGGAGATAGTTCTCTTATCTGGGAAGGTCACAAGGCTGGGCGCGACATTGGCTACGGGCAGATGGAAAAACTGGCCAATCTCGACTTACTTCCTGCTCATGGTTTCGAGGTGTCGTGTTTCCCCTATAAAATCAAACACGCCTCGGCAGGTTTTGTTCGGGCGGTTGCGATCTTTGAGGATTGTCTGTGAGGGCGGTGACTCAACAGTAGCTCTTCAGTCATAAATTCCGAGCCTAGACAATGAATCAACATCCAGGGTGTCGAGCGATTCAATTGAGCAGAGCAGGGCGTCGATGAAAGCCCGTACTTTGGTCGAGAGACTGTGGTGATCCGCATAGACTGCATATACCTCTACACTCAGAGGCGGCTGATCAGAAAATAGACGAACCAGTTCGCCATGCGCAATGGCTGGCAGGGCTAAGTAGTCAGGGAGCAGCCCAATGCCGCCGCCGTGAATTAAAATTTTCTCAACAATATCGGTACCCGGAGTGCGAACGCGCCCTGGATTGTCTGTTGTTGACTTGCCGAATGCGCTATCGCCGGAGAGCCAAGATAATAATTTGTCAGGACGACCAATCAAGTCGTGATCGGACAAATCCTCAAGGGTTTGAGGCGTACCACGCTCGGCCAAATAACTAGCGCTCGCGCACGTCCAAAGTTCAGTTGAGCGGATACGACGTGCGACGAGCAGTGAGTCGGCCATCGCGCCTATGCGGATGGTGAGATCGAACTCTCCGGAAAGCATATTTATGCGTTCATCTGTTGCCACTATCTCTACCAGAATGGAGGGATATTGCTTCAGGAAAGATGGCAACATGGGCGCAATAATGCATCGGCTAAAGGAGCTAGGTGCATTAATCCGCAGCACACCACTCGGCACGCCCGCATGGGCAACCATTGTGCTCATCGCGACCTCAACGCTTTCAAGAATCTGCAAGGCTTGTGGATAAAGCAAATTCCCTGCGTCCGTCAGCCGAAGATGCCGTGTCGAACGCTCGACAAGTGCAGCACCTGCCATATTTTCAAGGCGCGCCATTGAGCGACTCACCGAAGACTTCGGTGCTCCCAGGGATTTAGCGGCGGCCGACACACTTTTTAAATCCGCTATGCGGATAAATGCACGTAGATCATTTATTTCGAACATAACCCAGCGTTCCAAATTTGGGACTGTTTGTCCACGTTTTCGAGTCTCTTCATGCCAAGTATCTGTTGTTAAGGTGACAGAGTCAGTTACAGGTATCTCTTTGCAGACCCAAATCCCCATAAATACAGGACTACACCTTGAAAATTCTCGAGTCGTATCAGCTTGGCGCTCTGGCGTTGAGTAATCGAGTGGTTATGGCTCCCATGACCCGCAGTCGTGCCCGAGCCGATGGCGTTCCTGGTGATCTGGCCGCCCTTTATTACACCCAACGCTCATCGATGGGGTTGATTGTCTCTGAGGCAATCAACATTTCAGAAGGGGCGGTGGGTGTGCCGAATACGCCTGGCATTTACACAATGGCCCAGATCGAAGGGTGGCACGAGGTAACCTCCGCGGTGCACTCTCAGGGAGGTCTTATCTACGCCCAACTCTGGCATACAGGTCGAGCTGGTCATTCGAGCGCTCGCGCAGGTGTGTCTGGTGTCGCGCCCAGTGCGATCAGGATCGAGGGGCAGAAGTCCTTCACCAGTGATGGGCCGATGGATTTCGAGGTGCCTCATGCACTCACCATTGAGGAGATACGGGCGGTGATAGGTGATTACCGAGATGCCGCTATGAATGCGCGAATGGCGGGTTTCGATGGTGTCGAGTTACATGCGGCCTTCGGCTATTTGCCCAATCAATTTTTAGTCGATGGTGCTAACCAGCGTACGGACTCATACGGTGGCAGCATTGCTAATAGAGTGCGCTTTACGCTGGAGGTGTTGCAGGCGTTGATTGAGGTTTGGGGCGATCGGCGTGTGGGTATCAAACTGTCGCCTTCCAACACGTATAACGGCATGACCGACAGTGATCCTGAGGCGCTTTATGAACATCTTATTACGGCCCTGAACAAGCTCCCTTTGGCGTACCTTCAATTGATGCAGCCCCTGTTTCCTCTTGATGAGTTTCCTGACTGGCCGAAAGATACCGTGGCCACCTACGCCAGGTTTTTTTCCGGTACGGTCATTGCGAATGGGGGGTACAACCGGGAAACGGCCGAGGAAGAGATTCAATCTGGGCGCGCAGATCTCATAGCGTTTGGTTCCCTTGCTCTGGCTAATCCTGATTTGCCCGCCCGGTTTGCCAAGGGAGGGCCTTTCAATGAAGCGGACCCTGATACTTTGTACGCAGGAGGCACAGATAAAGGGTACACAGATTATCCAGCGCTTCCATCGAACGACGGTTAATGCGCGTTCTAATTCACACAAGCCTTTTGGCGGGACGGTGAGCAGTATTTAAATAAGCCAGCCCTTCAAGCGGCAATCGAATATTGAGTACTGGTTGCCAGCAGAAAGATCTTCTATGCCGGTCCACGATAGAGGCTATATACCGATCGCCTAAAGAGCTACGCAGTATATTATTAATGGTTAATGTTAATCGTCGCCCTGGGGCTTGCGCAGACTATCCATATAAATCTCAATAGGCTCTAGCTATGAAAAAGATACTTGTCCTCGCTTATCTGCTGTTTGCTGCATCCACTACGAGTGCAGCCGAACAG
This genomic window from Pseudomonas sp. Bout1 contains:
- a CDS encoding LysR family transcriptional regulator, with amino-acid sequence MFEINDLRAFIRIADLKSVSAAAKSLGAPKSSVSRSMARLENMAGAALVERSTRHLRLTDAGNLLYPQALQILESVEVAMSTMVAHAGVPSGVLRINAPSSFSRCIIAPMLPSFLKQYPSILVEIVATDERINMLSGEFDLTIRIGAMADSLLVARRIRSTELWTCASASYLAERGTPQTLEDLSDHDLIGRPDKLLSWLSGDSAFGKSTTDNPGRVRTPGTDIVEKILIHGGGIGLLPDYLALPAIAHGELVRLFSDQPPLSVEVYAVYADHHSLSTKVRAFIDALLCSIESLDTLDVDSLSRLGIYD
- a CDS encoding alkene reductase, which encodes MKILESYQLGALALSNRVVMAPMTRSRARADGVPGDLAALYYTQRSSMGLIVSEAINISEGAVGVPNTPGIYTMAQIEGWHEVTSAVHSQGGLIYAQLWHTGRAGHSSARAGVSGVAPSAIRIEGQKSFTSDGPMDFEVPHALTIEEIRAVIGDYRDAAMNARMAGFDGVELHAAFGYLPNQFLVDGANQRTDSYGGSIANRVRFTLEVLQALIEVWGDRRVGIKLSPSNTYNGMTDSDPEALYEHLITALNKLPLAYLQLMQPLFPLDEFPDWPKDTVATYARFFSGTVIANGGYNRETAEEEIQSGRADLIAFGSLALANPDLPARFAKGGPFNEADPDTLYAGGTDKGYTDYPALPSNDG